One region of Mangifera indica cultivar Alphonso chromosome 3, CATAS_Mindica_2.1, whole genome shotgun sequence genomic DNA includes:
- the LOC123211244 gene encoding uncharacterized protein LOC123211244: MVSKVEEAMKRKQQVSQQQEHKSRKENCYQQNIIPCNKGKASKFKRSSSNLEDDGVSSAILLLACIACNPSY; this comes from the coding sequence ATGGTGTCTAAAGTAGAAGAAGCCATGAAAAGGAAGCAACAGGTGTCACAACAACAAGAACACAAGAGTCGTAAGGAGAATTGCTATCAGCAGAATATCATACCATGCAACAAAGGAAAAGCTTCCAAATTCAAAAGAAGCAGCTCCAATCTTGAAGACGATGGTGTTTCCTCTGCGATTCTCTTGCTTGCTTGTATTGCTTGCAACCCCTCCTACTGA
- the LOC123211242 gene encoding glyceraldehyde-3-phosphate dehydrogenase GAPC2, cytosolic — translation MGKVKIGINGFGRIGRLVARVILQRDDVELVAVNDPFISTDYMTYMFKYDTVHGQWKHHELKVKDDKTLLFGEKPVAVFGIRNPEEIPWGETGAEYIVESTGVFTDKDKAAAHLKGGAKKVIISAPSKDAPMFVVGVNEHEYKPELDIVSNASCTTNCLAPLAKVIHDNFGIVEGLMTTVHSITATQKTVDGPSMKDWRGGRAASFNIIPSSTGAAKAVGKVLPSLNGKLTGMAFRVPTVDVSVVDLTVRLEKEASYDEIKAAMKEASEGKLKGIVGYTEDDVVSTDFIGDNRSSIFDAKAGIALNKKFVKLVAWYDNEWGYSTRVVDLIVHMSKTH, via the exons ATGG GAAAGGTCAAGATCGGAATCAACG gtTTTGGAAGGATCGGAAGGTTGGTGGCTAGAGTTATCTTGCAGAGGGATGATGTTGAGCTCGTTGCTGTTAACGATCCATTCATCAGTACTGATTACATG acATATATGTTCAAGTATGACACTGTTCACGGTCAATGGAAGCATCATGAACTGAAGGTGAAGGATGACAAGACTCTTCTCTTTGGTGAGAAGCCCGTTGCTGTATTCGGTATTAG GAACCCCGAAGAGATCCCTTGGGGTGAGACTGGAGCCGAGTACATTGTGGAGTCAACTGGAGTCTTTACTGACAAGGACAAAGCTGCTGCCCATTTGAAG GGTGGCGCTAAGAAAGTCATCATCTCAGCTCCTAGCAAGGATGCTCCTATGTTTGTTGTGGGTGTAAATGAGCATGAATACAAGCCAGAGCTTGACATTGTGTCCAATGCTAGCTGCACCACCAACTGCCTTGCTCCCCTAGCAAAG GTTATTCATGACAACTTTGGCATCGTTGAGGGTTTGATGACCACTGTTCACTCCATCACAg CCACACAAAAAACTGTTGATGGACCATCAATGAAAGATTGGAGAGGTGGCAGGGCTGCTTCATTCAACATTATCCCTAGCAGTACGGGGGCTGCAAAG GCTGTGGGAAAGGTGTTGCCTTCTCTGAATGGAAAATTGACTGGAATGGCTTTCCGTGTGCCCACTGTCGATGTCTCAGTGGTTGATCTCACTGTGAGACTGGAGAAGGAAGCTTCTTACGATGAAATTAAAGCCGCTATGAA GGAGGCTTCTGAGGGAAAACTAAAGGGTATTGTGGGATACACTGAAGATGATGTGGTTTCCACTGACTTCATTGGTGACAACAG GTCAAGTATCTTTGATGCCAAGGCTGGTATTGCTCTGAACAAGAAGTTTGTGAAGCTTGTCGCATGGTACGACAACGAGTGGGGCTACag CACACGAGTTGTTGATCTGATTGTTCACATGTCGAAGACCCACTAA